Genomic DNA from Streptococcus uberis:
TCCAATATAGTTAATTTCCGGATTTTGCAATGCTTTACCTGTGATAAAGCCACCTTTTCCAGAACCAACTTCAATGTGAATGGGATGGTCGTTACCGAAGACTTCTTTCCAATGTCCTTTGATGTCCTCAGGATTCATAATAACATATTCTGGATGATTTTCAAGATGCTCTTCAGCGCCTTTTCGTTTTCTAACTCGCATTATTTCTTTCTAAAACTCTCTTTAAACTTACGGAGATTATAAATCTCTTGGTTGACATGCTCCATATCACGTTTATCAAAACATCTTAATATTTGTGTTAAGTAAGATAGTTGGCCATACCAATAAATCTTATTCATCACTTTTTCATTGTTTTTATAACCGTAATAAGACAACCAATCTGACCATCTTGATTTAGGAATATAGTGCGTTAAGAGATAGGCAACATCATACATCCTGTCAGTTAACCTTACAGAATCCCAATCACAGAGATAAATCATTCCACTTGTGGTAATAACCCAGTTACTATGCTTGATGTCACCATGAACAATGGTTGCAACATCAGCTCTAAATTCTGGCATACTCCTTTTCAATTCTTTTACAATACCTTGTAAATAAGTGTTTTGTTGAATTTGCAGTGGAGCATTTTGCTCAAAGTCCGCAATTAAATCATAAGGATTTTCGATTTTATAATTCAGTTGCAATAATTGATTAACCAACTGTTTAGATTTGTGTAGTCGCACTAAAATATGAATGATTTGTTTACTATTCATATCTTGACGTGTCAAGATACGACCATCTAACCATTCTTGAGCGCTCATCATATCCCCGTTACCCATACGTTTTGCCCAAAGTAACTGAGGAGCAATCTGTTCTTTTGCCAAGGCGGGTAGAATTGGAGTTGTATTAAGCTTAATAAAAACCTGATCCCCATTTGGATAGGTCCCTTTATAGGCTTTACCACTATT
This window encodes:
- the ccrZ gene encoding cell cycle regulator CcrZ, whose product is MTVTEDELTLTPLRGNSGKAYKGTYPNGDQVFIKLNTTPILPALAKEQIAPQLLWAKRMGNGDMMSAQEWLDGRILTRQDMNSKQIIHILVRLHKSKQLVNQLLQLNYKIENPYDLIADFEQNAPLQIQQNTYLQGIVKELKRSMPEFRADVATIVHGDIKHSNWVITTSGMIYLCDWDSVRLTDRMYDVAYLLTHYIPKSRWSDWLSYYGYKNNEKVMNKIYWYGQLSYLTQILRCFDKRDMEHVNQEIYNLRKFKESFRKK